The genomic DNA CCCGCGCGAGCAGGTTGTCCTCCAGGCGGGCCGTGAGGGCGTTCGTGGTGGCGAGATCGGTCCCGGTGGGCAGCTCCGCCTCCACGACCAGGATGCCCGAGTCGCTGTTCGGCACGAACGAGAAGCCGATCCCGCGCATGGCGAGCGGAACGCTGGCGAGGAAGATCCCCGCAACCAGCATGACCACCCAGGGCCGCCGCAGCGCCCCGCCCACCGAGCGGGCATACGCGCGGGCGGTCCCCCTGACCCCCCGGTCGGTGAACCCGTGCAGGGTTCCCGTCAGCGCCTCCAGCAGGGCGAGCAGGGCGGTCAGGACGTAGCGCACGAGCGTCAGCAGCACGGGCGCGAGCACCACCGCGAGGACGGCCACGGCGGGGGTCGGGAGCGAGGTCGCCCGGTCGAGCGCGGTCCAGGCGACGGCGCCGAACAGGGCCAGCAGGAGCAGCCCCGGCAGGCGGCGCACCCCGGCCAGCGCCTGGCCGAAAAAGCGCGGCAGCCGGGCGAGGACCCCCGGCACCTCGCGCCACGAGATCGGCTCGGGGTCGCGGGTGTACGCCATGCGGACCGTCAGGAAGAGCAGCGCCTCCAGCCAGCTCATCGTGATCGCGGCGGCGAGGCCCAGGCCGAACTGGCTGAAGAACTGCCCCAGGATGCCCGGCATGAACGAGAGCGGGATCAGCACGGCGAGCAGCGAGAAGCTCGCGGCGGTCACGGCGGAAAAGACCTCCGACGCGCCGAGGAGCACGCTCCTGATCTGGCCGTACCCCATGTCGCGGTAACGCTGCACGTTCTCCGCGACCACGATGGAGTCGTCCACCACGATGCCGATGGCGACGATGACGGCGAGCAGCGAGACGATGTTGAAGGTGAAGCCCAGCGCCGAGTACAGCAGCGGCGCGGCGCTGATCGAGATCGGGATGGCGAGAATAACGGCGAAGACGGTGTTCAGCCGCCCCAGGAACAGCAGCACGATCACGCCGACCGCCCCGATGGCGAGCAGGAACTCCTTGAAGGTGTCTTCCACGGTCGCGCGGGTCTCGCGGGTGGTGTCGTTCGCCAGGGTCAGGCGGTATCCGGCGGGGAGGGGCTGGGCCTCCATCGCCGCGCGCACGTTGTCGGCCACCGCCACGCTGTTCGTGCCGCTCGCCTTGCGCACGTCGAGGAGCACGGCGGGCTGGCCGTTGAGCCGCGCGTAGCTCGTGGCCTGGGCCGCCGCGTCGCGCACGCTCGCCACGTCCGCCACCCGCAGCCCCGTGGAGGGATCGACCACGATGCGCTCCACGTCCGCGAGCGAGGTCGGCGTGTTGCGGGTGGAAAAGCCGATGGTGTTGCCGCCCTGGGTCACGCTCCCGGCGGGGAGGTCGAGCGCGGAAGCCTGGATCGCCGCCGACACCCGGCCCGGCGCGAGGTTGTACGCCTGGAGCCGCGCGGGGTCGAGCAGCACCTGGATCTGCCGCTCGGGGCCGCCCGACACGCTCACGTCGGCCACGCCCTCCACCCGCTCCAGCCGGGGCACGAGCACGTCCTCGGCGTAGGTCGTCACGTCCGCCGCCGGGGCCGCGCCGCCGCCCAGGGCCAGGGTGAGGATGGGCTGGGCGTTGGGGTCGAACTTCTGGACGACCGGGGCCTCGGTCCCCTCCGGCAGGGTGGCGCGGATCGCCGCGACCGCCTGCGAGACGCTGTTCGCCGCCGAGTCGATGTTCGTCCCGTCGGCGAAGGTGATCACCACCGCCGACTGCCCGCTCACCGAGGTCGAGTTGATGTCCGCCACGCCGCCGAGGGTGCTCACCGCGTCCTCGACCGGGCGGCTCACCTCGCGGTCCACCTGATCGGGGGTCGCGCCGGGGTACGAGGTGCTCACCGCCAGGACGGGCACCTCGAAGTTGGGCAGCAGCTCCACGCCCAAGCGGGTGGTGGCGACCAGCCCCAGCAGCACCGCGAGCACGAAGACGCCGATGGAAAAGACGTAGTTGCGCACGCTGAAGCGCACGGCCGGGTTGATGATGGGCTCGGGGGTGCCGTCGGGCAGGGTCCCGCGCGGCGCGGTGAACTCGGGCTGCTCGTGAACGCTCATGGGTTCTGTCCCCCCGTTCCGGCTGCCGGAGTCTGGGCGGCCGGGGCCCCGACGCGGACGCTCGCCCCGTCCTGAAGGCTCGGCGGCACCGGGAAGATCACGCGGGCGCCCGCCGGAAGCCCGCGCACGGCGACCTGCCCCTGCGACTCGGCGACGACCGTGACCGGGACCCGGCGGGCCGTTCCGTCCCCGGCGACGTACACGGCGTTCTCGCCGCCCTCGACCTGGATCGCCCCGGTGGGCACGAGCACGCCGCTGCCCAGGGTCGCGCGGTAGCGCACCTGCGCCGTGCCGCCGACCGGGAGCTTGCCGCCCCCCTCCACCCGCGCGGTGACCGGCACGAGGCGGTCGGTCCCGGCCACCCCGCTCGCGTCCTGCACGACGGCGACGTAGTTCACGCCCCCGTAGCCCAGGTTGAGCCGGGTGCCGGGTTTCAGGGCCGCCGCGTCCGCCGGGGTCACGTTGAAGGTGGCCTTCACGCTCCCCTCGTCCACGAGGCGGAAGACCGGGCTCCCCTGGGAGGCGAACTCCCCGACCTCCACCGCGAGCGAGGCGATCACCCCGGCGAAGGGGGCCTTGACCGCCGTCCGGCTGAGGTTTTCCTGCGCCTGCCGCACACCCGCCTGGGCGGTTTCGAGCTGTGTCTGGAGCAGGGCGAGGCTGCTCTGCCCGCCCCGCCCGTTTTGCGCGAGGTTGTTGCGGGCCTGGGCGAGGGCGCTCTGGGCCTGCGCCAGCGCGCTGCGGGCGGCGTTGAGGTCCGCCTGGCTGATGCCGCCGAGGCCGTAGAGGTTCTCGGCGCTCGCGGCGTCCTGCCGGGCCTTGGCGAGACTCGCCTCGGCGGCCTGCACGGCGGCCTGGAGGGAAGCCGTCGCCTGTCCGGTGTTCGTGCGGGCCTGCTCCAGGCTGATGCTCGCCTGCTGGGCCTGGAGGCGGGCGTTTTCCAGGGCCTGCCGCGCCTGGGTGTCGTCGAGCCCCACGACGACCTGTCCGGCCCCCACCCGCTCGCCCTCCTGGGCGAGGACGCGCTCGACCGTCCCGCTCGCCTGCGCGGCGACGTTGCTGTCGCGGTCGGCGCGGATGGTGGCCGAGGCGGTGCGCTGGACCGTCAGGGTGCCCGTGCGGGCCGGGACCGTCCGCACGGCGAGGGCGGTCGTCTTGGCGGGCGCGGCGTCGAGGTCGTTGCGGGTAGCGGCGGGGCGGGCCGAGCCGGAAGCGGCACCCTCGCCCCCCTGCCCCCCCGGCGAGCACGCGGCGAGGAGCAGCAGGAGGGACAGGGGCAGCGCGAGGCGGCGGGCTGGAACGGAGTGTGCCGACGGGGTGTGTGCTGGGGTCATGGCCTTCACCTCACGAGCCCGGTCACGTCGGTGCCGGACGCGACGGAGAGGGCCGCCAGGGCCCGCCAGAGGTTGTTCTGCGCCTGGGTCACCCCGAACCCGGCCTGCTGCGCCTGCACCTGCGCCTGCTGCACGTCGATGGCGGCGGCGGTCCCGGCCCGGAGGCGCGCCTGTGCCTGACTCAGCGTGGTCTGCGCGTTGGCGAGGGTCTGGCGGGCGAGGTCCACCCGCTGCGCCGCGTCCTGGGCCGTGCGGTAGGCGTCGCGGACCCCGGTGTTGGCCGAGCGCTGGGCACCCTCCAGGTCACGCCGGGCGTTGGCGAGGGCCACCTGGGCGTCTTGCAGGGTGCGGGCCGGGGTGTAGTCGTTGTCGGCGATGCGGACCTGGAGCGCGGCGAACTCCGCCCCCTGCGCCGCCTGCACGAGGGTGGGGAGCCGTTTCTCGAGCCCCGACTGGAGCCCCGCGAGCGTCACGCTGAGCTTGGGGGGCGCGGGCGGGGCGGCGAGGCGCAGGTCGGTGCCCGTGTTCAGGCCGAGGGTCCGGGCGAGCTGCGCCTCCAGCACGGGCAGGCTCGCGCGGGCGTCGGCGAGTTCCTGGCGGTCCTGGTTGAGGGTGGTCTGGGCGCGGTTCACGTCGAGCTGGGTGGCGACCCGGGCCTGAAGCCGGGCGCGGGCGATCTGGAGGGTGCGCTCGTCGAGGGCGACCTGCGCCTCGTTCAGGGTGATCCGCCCGGCGGCCTCGTACGCGGCGAGGTACCCGGTGATCACCGTCTGCGCCACGCCCAGCTTCGTCCCCGCCAGGGTGGCCTCGGCGGCGGCGGCCCCCTGCTGGGCCTGGGTCAGGGTGGTGATGATCGAGCTGGGGTCGGCCTGGGTGGCGCGCAGGGTGGCCTGGGCCTTTTGCAGGTTGGCGCGGGCGGTCGTCACGTCGGGGCCGCTCGCCAGCGCGCGCGCGACGGCGCTGTCCAGGGTGAGGCCCACCGTCTGCGCGGCGGCGAACGGGGAGGCGAGGGTGAGGGTCAGGGCGAGGACGAGACGGTTCATGGGCGGGCCTCCGGCGCGGTCGGGGTCGAGGGGGGGGTGGTCAGGAGGGTGGGGTCGAGGTCGGTGGTCGCCTGGGAGAGCCGCAGCGAGGCGAGGTAGGCGTTCACGGTGGCGATGTCCACATTGAGCTCGGCCTGCCGCAGGTTCAGCTCGGCGGCCTCCACGTCGAGCGCGGTGGCGAGACCCGCCGTGAGCCGCCCGAGCGTGGTGGCGAGGGCCGCCCGCGCCCGGGTCAGGGCGCCGCGCTGGCTCCCCAGGGTGTCCAGGGCCGTCCGCAGGTCCGCGTAACGCTGGCGCACCTCCAGGTCCACGCTCTGCCGGGCGGTGTCGAGGGCGAGGGTCGCCTGCTGCACCCCCACCTCGGCGGAGGTCAGGGCCGTGCGCCTCGTGCCGCCGAGGACGGGCAGGTCGGCGCTCAGGGTCAGGGCCAGGCCGGTCGGGAGGTCGCCGGGGTCGCGCAGCGGGAAGCTCACCTGCCCGGCGAGGACACCCGTCTTCACGTCGAGGCTGCCGCCCACGGTGCGGGTGGCGATGGTGCTCGTGCTCGACGTGAGCTGGCCGTACTGCGCCGACGCGCTGAGGTCGGGCAGCCGCACGTCGAGCTGCGCCGCCCGGAGCTGCGCCTGCGCGTCCGCGAGGTCATTTTGCGCGCGCGCCACCTCCGGCCGGGTCGCCAGCGCGCGGGTGATCTGGGCCTCCAGGGCGGCGGGCTGTCCCGGCGCGGCGGGGAGCGGACCGAAGGCGGTAGCCCCGGCCGGGAGGGTCACGGGCTGGCCGAGCAGGTTGGCGAGCCCCCGCGCGGCGAGGTCCACGTTCGTGCGGGCCTGCTCCTGGGCCGCCTGCGCGTCGTCGAAGGCCCCCTGCCGCACGAGCAGCCCCTCGGCGGTGAGGACACCCGACTGCCGCTGCGACTGCGCCACCTCCAGTTGCCGGGCGGTGAGGTTGACCTGCGCGTCCGCCAGCGCCAGGCTCGCGGCGGCGTTGCGGGCCGCGAGATACGACTGCACCGCGTTCACGGTGGCGGTCAGCCGGGCGGCGCGCCGGTCGGCCCCGGCACGGCTGAGCCCGCGCTCCGCGCTGCGGACGGCCTCCAGAGCCGGGGACCACGGCAGCACGCTCGCCGAGACCTGCGCGGTCACGGTCGTGTTCAGGGTCAGGTCACCCGAGGAGAGGGGCACCTTTACGGCGCTCGCGTCCGCGCCCACGGTGACGTTGAGGCCCGCCCGCGCCCGGGCGCTCTGGAGCGCGAGTTCGGCGGCGCGGTATTGCAGGTCCGCACCCTGCCACCCCGGACTCTGGCGCAGCCGGGCCAGGGTGCCTTGCAGGGTCAGCGGCGCGGAGACACTCTGGGCCGGGGCCGCCGCTGCGGGGGAGGGCGGGGCCGTCTGCGCCCGCGCACCCCCGAGGGCGAGGGGCACGAGCAGCAGCATGAGAGGGGCCGGACGGAGCGGAGAACGCATGGGGAACCTCGGTGGTCGGTGGGGTTAGTGAGTGAGAACTTGCCTACGGCGAGCGGGCGGCATACGGACCCCATACGGCCCGGCGCGGGCTAGGGTTCCAGACCGGGCCACAGCACGTCGAACAGCCCGCGCACGAAGCGTCCGGCGTCGAGCGGCTCGCGGGTGGGGTCGGGGGTCATGTGCTCGCGGTGGACGTAGTGGGTCAGCGTGCCCATCAGCGTGAGGGCCGTCACGTCGGCGTCCACCGGCCGCACCCGCCCGAGGGCCACCTCGGCGCGCAGGTAGGCGGCGACGGCATCGGCGTCGTGGCGGATGGGGTTGCCGATCCGTTCGAGCATGGGGTTGTGCGCCGGGGCGTGCCCGCGCGAGAAGATCAGCATCAGGTGGGGCAGGATGCGCCCCGCCGTCTCGACGAAGCGCAGCGCCGCCCGCTCCAGGTTGCGCCGCACGTCGCCCACCCCCACGAGCACGGTGAGTTCTTCCCGCCACGCGGCGTAGTCGCGCAGCCCCACGACCTCCTCGAAGATGTCTTCTTTCGAGGCAAATCTCTTGAAGAGGGTCCCCTCGGAGACCCCGGCCCGCCGCGCGATCTCGGCGGTCGTGGCCGAAAACCCCTGCTCGAAAAACACCTCGCGGGCCGCCGCCACGAGCCGTTCGTCGGTGATCAGGCGGGGCCGGGGCATAAGTGAGTGTTTACTCGTTTATGTGCCCGCCGATGTTGAGCCAGATCACACTGGAGGTCGGGCGGGGCGGGGAGGAACCGCCCCCCTTCCCT from Deinococcus aestuarii includes the following:
- a CDS encoding efflux RND transporter permease subunit; translated protein: MSVHEQPEFTAPRGTLPDGTPEPIINPAVRFSVRNYVFSIGVFVLAVLLGLVATTRLGVELLPNFEVPVLAVSTSYPGATPDQVDREVSRPVEDAVSTLGGVADINSTSVSGQSAVVITFADGTNIDSAANSVSQAVAAIRATLPEGTEAPVVQKFDPNAQPILTLALGGGAAPAADVTTYAEDVLVPRLERVEGVADVSVSGGPERQIQVLLDPARLQAYNLAPGRVSAAIQASALDLPAGSVTQGGNTIGFSTRNTPTSLADVERIVVDPSTGLRVADVASVRDAAAQATSYARLNGQPAVLLDVRKASGTNSVAVADNVRAAMEAQPLPAGYRLTLANDTTRETRATVEDTFKEFLLAIGAVGVIVLLFLGRLNTVFAVILAIPISISAAPLLYSALGFTFNIVSLLAVIVAIGIVVDDSIVVAENVQRYRDMGYGQIRSVLLGASEVFSAVTAASFSLLAVLIPLSFMPGILGQFFSQFGLGLAAAITMSWLEALLFLTVRMAYTRDPEPISWREVPGVLARLPRFFGQALAGVRRLPGLLLLALFGAVAWTALDRATSLPTPAVAVLAVVLAPVLLTLVRYVLTALLALLEALTGTLHGFTDRGVRGTARAYARSVGGALRRPWVVMLVAGIFLASVPLAMRGIGFSFVPNSDSGILVVEAELPTGTDLATTNALTARLEDNLLARDEVRLVQTSVGAGGFTGGTNANAATLTLTLAPREERPGIETLAARYGADLGKVAARVPGAEVRVSAQQGGPGGSADLSLALTAPNQALLVERNREVVRLLSQDPNIATLESSLSATRQERTFVPDPARLAGSGLSASDIAQALRTYNDGTTAGNLRDGDRSVDIVVRLDPAEVQGEQSLLSQTVYSQALGANIPLAQLGTFQLRQAPATLSRLNKAYTATLDINLVPGGPNPFAYQRVITDRVAAAGLLGDGVTLGNASAFGSAGLTSDLVFYGPIVLVLAVLLTYLVLGSQFNSFRYPIYLLLPVPLAIVGALWTLNFFGVNLDVITVLGMVILLGLSTKNSILYLEFVTERMRVLPLRDALIEAAELRFRPIIMTTLTVLVISLPLVFGQGDGAEFRRGLGIVILGGVITSTLLTFYVVPSVFYFFERGRQKPREVNLSQVPSPALPASD
- a CDS encoding efflux RND transporter periplasmic adaptor subunit produces the protein MTPAHTPSAHSVPARRLALPLSLLLLLAACSPGGQGGEGAASGSARPAATRNDLDAAPAKTTALAVRTVPARTGTLTVQRTASATIRADRDSNVAAQASGTVERVLAQEGERVGAGQVVVGLDDTQARQALENARLQAQQASISLEQARTNTGQATASLQAAVQAAEASLAKARQDAASAENLYGLGGISQADLNAARSALAQAQSALAQARNNLAQNGRGGQSSLALLQTQLETAQAGVRQAQENLSRTAVKAPFAGVIASLAVEVGEFASQGSPVFRLVDEGSVKATFNVTPADAAALKPGTRLNLGYGGVNYVAVVQDASGVAGTDRLVPVTARVEGGGKLPVGGTAQVRYRATLGSGVLVPTGAIQVEGGENAVYVAGDGTARRVPVTVVAESQGQVAVRGLPAGARVIFPVPPSLQDGASVRVGAPAAQTPAAGTGGQNP
- a CDS encoding TolC family protein; its protein translation is MNRLVLALTLTLASPFAAAQTVGLTLDSAVARALASGPDVTTARANLQKAQATLRATQADPSSIITTLTQAQQGAAAAEATLAGTKLGVAQTVITGYLAAYEAAGRITLNEAQVALDERTLQIARARLQARVATQLDVNRAQTTLNQDRQELADARASLPVLEAQLARTLGLNTGTDLRLAAPPAPPKLSVTLAGLQSGLEKRLPTLVQAAQGAEFAALQVRIADNDYTPARTLQDAQVALANARRDLEGAQRSANTGVRDAYRTAQDAAQRVDLARQTLANAQTTLSQAQARLRAGTAAAIDVQQAQVQAQQAGFGVTQAQNNLWRALAALSVASGTDVTGLVR
- a CDS encoding TolC family protein; protein product: MRSPLRPAPLMLLLVPLALGGARAQTAPPSPAAAAPAQSVSAPLTLQGTLARLRQSPGWQGADLQYRAAELALQSARARAGLNVTVGADASAVKVPLSSGDLTLNTTVTAQVSASVLPWSPALEAVRSAERGLSRAGADRRAARLTATVNAVQSYLAARNAAASLALADAQVNLTARQLEVAQSQRQSGVLTAEGLLVRQGAFDDAQAAQEQARTNVDLAARGLANLLGQPVTLPAGATAFGPLPAAPGQPAALEAQITRALATRPEVARAQNDLADAQAQLRAAQLDVRLPDLSASAQYGQLTSSTSTIATRTVGGSLDVKTGVLAGQVSFPLRDPGDLPTGLALTLSADLPVLGGTRRTALTSAEVGVQQATLALDTARQSVDLEVRQRYADLRTALDTLGSQRGALTRARAALATTLGRLTAGLATALDVEAAELNLRQAELNVDIATVNAYLASLRLSQATTDLDPTLLTTPPSTPTAPEARP
- a CDS encoding TetR/AcrR family transcriptional regulator, whose protein sequence is MPRPRLITDERLVAAAREVFFEQGFSATTAEIARRAGVSEGTLFKRFASKEDIFEEVVGLRDYAAWREELTVLVGVGDVRRNLERAALRFVETAGRILPHLMLIFSRGHAPAHNPMLERIGNPIRHDADAVAAYLRAEVALGRVRPVDADVTALTLMGTLTHYVHREHMTPDPTREPLDAGRFVRGLFDVLWPGLEP